The following is a genomic window from Cinclus cinclus chromosome 7, bCinCin1.1, whole genome shotgun sequence.
atcccatccagccctgtcttctggcagtgggaagccattccccatgtcctggcactgcaggctcTTGCAAATCATCTCTCTCCAGTTTCTTGTTGGCTCCTTCAGGTGCTGTGaggccacagtgaggtcaccccaaacctctcctgtgcaggtgaacaattccagctgtcccagccttccctcccagcagagctgctccatctctgATCATCTGgtgcctgctctgggctggctccagcagctccaggtccctccagctctgcaggtggggctcacctgggcacaggggcaggagcagccctggcaatgctgttggTGAGAACTGCCTGCTCAGGGCTGTTGGCCCCTCGGGCCAGCCCAGGCCCCCTCCAGGCTGGAGCCCATCCCCCCGTGCTGAggcccccagcccctcacctgTCAGAGCCATTCCAGCAGCACTCGAACTTGTCAAAGATGCAGTCATTCTCATACAGAGAGCACAGCTTGCTGCGCAGGTACTCGTGCACCTGAGGACAGGGACATGAGTTGGACACACccatgggacacagggacagaggcacaGCTCAGGACACATGGATGCTGTACCTGGTAGGTCTCCACAGGCCTGTTCTCCATGTTGAGGTCCCACACCTTGACTGACAGGTAGTCTCTTGTCATCATGTATCGCCCGCTGTGGCTGAATTTCACATCAGATATCGAGgatattatttctgaaaaaaatgatcTGCTGCTAGGATCTTCAGGTTCCTCAAAAACTGCAGAGAGAACACACAGTTCCACATGAAACCAACGCCAGCTCACGGCTTGCAGTGTTTTCAGTAttggaaaatattaaatcagTTTCCTTTTGAAGAAAGTTGCTGTTAGACACATCTCAGAAATAATCTGTTTTAGCACTGTGGTGTTCCAGGTCACCAGTCTGCCAGATGTCCATCTCCAACATTCAACTggagcacagcaccagcaaagCAAAACTCAGAGGTCTTGGGGACCAACCCGAGCAAACAGCAGTGGGTACTGGACCCACACCACACCTGACCTACACACCACCCAGAACAGGAACAGAACAGGAGCAGATGGGAACAGCAGTGACCCAAACACAAGGACCACTGGACCACGTCCCTTTCTTTAGCTCTGAACCACAGCTGTGCTAAACCACTGAAATATGAGCAGCTACATTTGCAACAGTTTGTGTGATTTTACAGAGCAGATCAACACATGTGCTGTTTAAATCCACAATCTCAGATTCCTGACCCAGGCTGCCCAATCTCACTCATGTTTGACAGACTCCTTGCAGCAGGATGTGATCCAGCCACAAacagttaaaattaaaagtgCTTTTAGGTGATTTAATGCAAACCAGTGGGGTGGCCTCACATTCATCACTACATTGCACAAATATTTCCTTCCAGCACCAAGAGagccctctctgctctgcaggaagcTGGCCTGGAAGTGTCagtgtggcagggctgggcacagctctgccagcagggaaCAGGAACACGTGGCTGCGTGCAGGGCCTGGGCAGGATCCTCGTGGTTGCACAGCAAAGCTTCCTTTCCTCACCTGCTCGAGCTTTGGTGGCTCAGCAGCCTAAGGAGCAGCCACCTGCATCCCTGGCAACTTCTAGGGAACATTCCTAAGGATTCATCCTATCCTAGCAGCTGCACTGGACTCAGGGGACAGGGATTctggcagcaccagcccagTTTGCAATGCAGAAGTGAAAGGGCTGCCCTGCACTGCGGCAGGGGGTGAGCAGGTACCTTGAGGGGCACCTGACTGTGGCCAGCAGACAGGTGTCACTGGTGCCCAAAGCACTTGTTCTGTCAGTTATGAGGCAAAAATGGACAAacaggagcagccaggtggTGCCTCATGTCTAGAACAAGAGAACCGAGACGTGCCCAGCACCTCAGCCCTGTCACTCCCCAAGGAGGTCGGGCTGGGTCCCCTATGgccagagggcaggaaggaaATAGGGAGGATGGAaacaggaaggatggaaggaaggaaggcaggaaagtaggaaggaaggcaggaaagtaggaaggaaggcaggaaggaaggaaggaaggcaggaaggaaggaaggcaggcaggcaggaaggaaggcaggcaggcaggaaggaaggcaggcaggaagggaggaagggaggaaggcacacagacagacaggcaGGAAGGAGGGCACACAGACAGGCAAGAAGGAGGACACGCAGACACAGACAGGCAAGAAGgagggcacacacacacacagacagattgacaggcaggcaggaaggggaCACTCACACTTGGAGTGCTGGTCGCACAGCGCTGCAGAGCGCATGTCGCACAGGCGGATGGtgcccttgctgctgctgtacaCGAACACGTTGCAGTGGTGAGGGTGGAACTCGGCTGCCGTGATCACCTCTGTCAGCTCCTCCATGTTGGCTGGTTTGATGTCCACGATGTCTGCCACAGCACGTCAAGGCCTGCAACGTttcacagcccagcccctcGGGCAGCTGGGCAGTGACAGAGCCCCGGCGTGCCAGGTGGGAAACTGGGCAAGAGCTTCCTTTGCACTGTGGGTAAGGTACAAGGGTGGGGGACAGCCGGGAGAACTCGGCACTtgacagaatcccagaatggtctgggctggaagggaccagactgctccaagccctgcccaacGTGGCCTtgcacacttccagggatccagggcctccccaccctcccagggaacaattccttcccaatatcccatccagccctgccccctggcagtgggaagtCATTCATTCCCCTTTGGCCTGTCATTACATGCTCTTTACAAAGTGCCTCTCCAGCTTTCTCCATCATCCACAGATGCTGGGCAGTTTCAGCCTCCTGGAGTGAAAGAATATCTCACAAGAACCAAAGTCCAGCAAGTCTCCTCAAGCCTCCTTCTTAATGCTTCCTACTGCACACCAAGTAAGCCTCATCACTTTACCTAAAGCTTTGGAAAACCTGACCTACAACTTTAGAAAATGACCTATTTAGGCATCAGTACTCCTGCAACTCTTATTTTACTGCAGATTTGTCAATGTAAGACACACCGTTAAGTTTTAGTTGCACAAGTTTGCAAAaagatttgaaaattaattctgcagTTACTGGTGACATGAAAGAAATATTGAGATTTGGTTTCAAGAGAAGTGTCCCTTGGTTAAGAGACCACAAACTTCAAAAGAAGTATCCACAGTAACAAAATATCTACTGTTCATAACCAACAACTCTTATTTAAGCTGACTGAACTCCCTAAGTTCGGGATGCTCCCACAATTCCTCAATTTCCCCTTAGAAATCAAAACCCCTCTGATGTTTGTATTGACAGTTTTCCACTGGAGGCACGCTTGCCATCAGGAATGGCACAGCATCCCAAAGCCTACTTTCACTGCACTGCACCTCCAGACTTCAGAGTCCTCCATTACTCCCTGCCTTCAAACACCCACTCTAGCTAGTAACATCCAAGAGATTCTCTTGAGCACACACCCGCTGTGCAGAGGGCACCAAAGGATACTGAAGCTCCTGTTGGTGAcctccaggtgccagaggttGATGCGGAGGTCGTCTGCAGACAGGTACGTGGCGTAGTCACTGTTGACAGAGATGGAGTTGATGTGGTAGGTGTGGGCGTTGGCGAAGGTCCTGCGTGGGCTCGCCTCCACCATCAGGTCCATGGGCTTCAGCGTTGGCACCTGAGCGGGCACAGAGCACACGGGCTGGGCACGGAGCCACTGCTGAGCCCAGAGTCATTGCTGAGCCCAGTTACCAGGCACAGAGTCACTGCTGAACCCACCAGTCACTGCTGAGCCCAGAGTCACTGCTGAACCCAGAATTACCAGGCACAGTCATTGCTGAGCCCAGAGTCACTGCTGAGCTCCAGAGTTATCCAGGCACAGAGTCACTGCTGAGCCCCAGAGTTACCAGGCACAGAGTCACTGCTGAGCCCCAGAGTTACCAGGCACAGAGTCACTGCTGAGCCCCCACACATCACCCAGGCACAGAGTCACTGCTGAGCCCCAGAGTTATCCAGGCACAGAGTCACTGCTGAGCCCCCACACATCAcccaggcacagagctgctgccttaGGAAAGACCCTCTGGACTGAGTCCATTCCCCTAGCACTGCTGAAGCCACCCctatcccctgtccccaggtgccataCAGAGCTGTGACgcccctccagggatggggactcacTCCAGCCTTGCCCTGCCCCACGAATGCAGCCTGTCCAGTTTCCCCTGCAGAGCTTCCTGACCCCCAGCAGATCCACACCCCACTCACCTTCTGTCCTCTGTCAGCTCAGAGGCTGCCCTCCATCTCCTCAGCCAGATCATCAATAAAGACCTTAAACAGAACTGGCGCCAACACTGAGCCCTGAACCCCACAGCCTGTTGATGGCAATTAATTAATTGCACTGCACAGATTTCTGTATTGATTCCATGACTAAACACTTCTGAGATCCACTGAGCACGAAAAACACTGATAGAGCACAGGATGCTGACTTTGGAAAGCTCCCAGCCAAAGCCAGCCTTGGTGTCTCCCCAGCAGCACATGGGCTGTGCTTGGAATGGCATCCAAAGATTACAGAGACGAGCCCTCAGAAATGACCCCTGACCTCAGACGGGTGCTCAGGAAACTGGCAGGAACAGACTCCAAGAAAATTCCCAATTTGTTCATGAACAGTCAGCAGGAAGTCAGGCACACCTGATGTCCTGCTCCCACAACCAGCTGAGCTCAGGGGTGCCTAAGGTAACCTGGAACAGGGACTGACccatcccagagctccctgcctgccttccccGTTTGTATCTCCCAGCCTGTTTGCATCCAGCTAATGGCTACAATTAATCCATTACTTTTTATCAGACCACTGTCCTATCTCAGCACagtgctcccagcctggctgtgacagcacagctgcactaATGGAAGGATCAGGAATGGGAGCTGGCAATGCCACAGTCTCTGTGTGAAATGCTGCTTCTCCCTCATGAACATGGGCACTGTGTTTCTGTAACAGAGTCCCAGAGCTCTTGGTATACTCTGGCTCTCCAAACCCTGAGCATTTTAACACATGAAGGTACCTCCAGGTATGGCTTTTCCTCCAGCCAGCTCTTGTTCAGATCTGACTCATCCATCAGCCCCTCTCCCAGGCTACAGTGCCTGCAGCAAGTGCAGGGACTGACTGGAGGGGTTCCTGCAGCAaactgcagctccctgtgcaggACAGTGCCCTAAGGAGCCCCAGGTGCCCCTCCAGTGCCCCAGCTGGTGCCTGCTCTCACCAactccccagctgctccagcagggtaAGGCTGAAGAATCCAAAACTCCACCAGGACCTCCTTCTACCACTGGATCCCAAGGGATGTCCCTGGGTTTAGCTGCTCCCGCTGGAATACTCAATCCAACCCTGCTTGCACACACTGAGGCAGTGGATATCCTTTCCCAACGCATTTTGTACATCCAAATGTTCAACTTCAGCAAAAGCAAGACAAGCCCCCAAGAAATGCCTCCAGCTGAAGTCCTACCATGGAGGGGTGGCTCTGAGAGCAGTGAGGGCCTCAGCTCTGTTCCTGCTGATGGTGGAACAACATGAACCCcaggaaaaaccccaaccccaccTTTCATTTCCTGCTTCTACTCCAAATGATCCCAAGTTTGGAGCACTAACCCAACCACTACAGCACGATGTCCAAGACTGTTACAGGGCACATCAGGTTATCCAAATTCTTGGAATTTGCTCTAACAAACACACCTTAATCCAGCCACAGAACACCATATTCCAATTTTTGAGTCATCCTcttagaaatacagtattataATGATGAAAGTTTCCCTCAAGCTTTGCAGTGGAacttttttaatagtttttatatataagaaaatgaagtgtctcactttttttctgaaagttttcaATGACCCTGAGCCAAGCACTATTTCTGATTTGCACATTTCAGTTGGGTAGGACAAAGAGAAGAGCatgcagagacacacagagTGAAAGAGCAGAGACGTACCCGTAGTTCTGTGACTCGGAAAGGCTCCCTAAGTCTTCCATCTTCATCTTTTAAATTATAACCTTCGGCTCGTTTATCCCTTTCACTTATTTTCCATAGTTTAATAGTTTTATCTAAAACCAAAAATTCACATGCTTGAGAATGAATTGAATACAAAACCCAGTCACTAAGTATGGACTCAGCAGAGTGGACACAAGTGACCTGCTTGCATttccactgcctgcagcagaaggACCCTGATGGAGCTCTTCACCCACAACATGAGGTGCAGTTTGAGTAAGATCACAATTTGTGCCTCCCACTCACCCAAATGCCACTGCCTGGGGAGAGTTTCACACACCAGTTACCCAAATTCCCCACTAAGCCATGGATGATTATCTGAATTACATTAACAGACCACTGCCAGGGaccaaacccaacaaacacaTGAACTCCTGACAGTAACTGTCTTAAAGGAAAGCAGGTTTGTCCCAGGTACCTGCTCAGAGCCAAAGGCAGAGATCAGGACTTGCCCCAGGCTGGGGTTCCAAAGGAATGCAGGTCCCAGGTGTTACCAGGGAGGTGCTCCACGTGTAGCCAGTGAGTGCACACATGTCTCACCAAAGGTGAGATCCTTGGCTCACTGGAGCCCAACCACTCCTCCCCAAACTCCTGCAGAGCATTTCAGATGACACAGTTTAAAGAACGCTTTATTAAGACTTCTAtcagaggaaattattttaattgcacaGACCGGTGGACAGAAGTCACTCCTGCTCTTAGAATTTCACTATGACCACACAAAGTGATCCAAACTGTTAGGAATAATGTATTCCTCTGATAATGAGAGCAagtttttttccacagaatagttcaggctggaaaacacctttAAGACATGAGTCTAACTGTTCCCACTAACCCACGTCCCCATTCTACAATGTCATTTACAGATGCTCCACAATGCACCAAAATTAAATAGACCCAATATTTATACAGCCAACATTACAATCAAAACATACTTTGCATGTAATTAGAGCTCAAAGACAttaaaacaaccccaaaacatgATACACATACCCAGGTGTATGACAGGTGAGACAATATTCCAATGACAAAGTTCTTTGTGCAAAAGAAGGGGCCCTTACCATTTGTAGACAGCAGGAAGTGAGCAGCATTCTGTTGTGGTAACCAcctaattttattaattttttcctcaatttctAGACTTTTCAAGTAGTCAAACTCAGGCTCGTGACTCTGGAAGGTACTGTAAACATTGTATTCTCCCCGAGAGAGAGGACGGCTTTTAGTCTGCAAGAAAAAGAGCATTTCTTCAGGCTGATGGCACTGGGCCCCTCAGAAACAGCCCATACAAATCAACCACTAGAAACTGCCAATCAGAACATCAGGTTTTTCAACACTCCTGAATTTTGGATCTTCAGCCTGTGATACTGTACCCAGTTTAGCAACAATACAGCACAGACTTCCTCTTCAGCAACGTGGCTTTATGTGTAAATAAATATCTGTGTGTGCACCCTTCGGGCTCTGCTGTCCTCATGTGGTGGCTGTGGGAGCAAGGAACAGAGAGCAAAGTCCCAAGGTTCTCCAGACTTCCATTATGAGATTTGAGGCAACTTGTCATCAGTAAGTTGGTGTCAGTGGTTCTGTACAAGATGATTTACACaacagccccagggctgcagtcTGCCTGCAGTGTCTCACGGCTGCTCAGTTTCCACGCTCTCACTTAACTCTCAGACTTTACATGGTTTTACTCCTTACACATCATTGACTTGGAAGAATTTGGGGCAGGTTCCTCTCACCTGACCCCGTGCAGAAGTTCCCTGCACTCAGGGTGAGCTGCCTTGGCACTGGTGCTTTCCCTCTCCACTCACACATTTGGTTGGAGTAATTGCTGCTTGCAAGTGAAGTCAAGTCCTATGAGGCAGGGCATGATGCAGAGCATTCCAGGGTGCCTTCTCAAATAAAGCCAAGTGTCTGGGGAACTGTATAACCACTCTAAGCTGTCACTGACCTAGGTAACACAGTCTTAAATCCAAACTGGGCAAAAATACGGTGATTATTTTAAGGTTCCAACATTACACACTTATTCTAGACTTTTTACTGCAGTTTTGCACATGACAAAAGGAATGTCCCTCATTCCCAACTCTTCCCTCAGTTTCCATGTGTTCCCAAGGAGACAGCTGAACATTCCTGAGTGAACAGTCTGAcctggggtttgtttttcccCACCCTCTGAGGAACTGCCATGACAGGTGGGTTTCACCTTACAGAACAACTGAGAGTCAACCCATAATAGTCTCCCTGCATGTCAGGTTAAGTCTGAGATCCTGAGAAGTTCAGGATGTTCCTGAGGCACTTCTGACCTTATGTGTGGGCCTTAGCTAATTCTCTTTACCCCGAGTTAATGCAGaaggagcccagagctgtgtGAGTACAGCCAGGGaacatcccagcactgctggcacctgtgggacagggctgggaccagcagcacagcctgcagaaaTGCCAAATACTGGCCAGCTGTTCATTAACAGAGCATCATCTGAGAGCCCCACAAGGAGAGCAGAGGGGTTCTGCTGGAGAAATCCCACAACACCTGAACTTTTGTAATATTCATGTACAGACAAGCTGAATTAAAATTCCACGATCAATTCTGGCATTTCTGACCCAGGAGAATGCTCCAATTCCCCTCCATGGACAGGATAAGCAGGGACTTTGGTGAGAACTGCCATGTGGAA
Proteins encoded in this region:
- the PPP2R2D gene encoding serine/threonine-protein phosphatase 2A 55 kDa regulatory subunit B delta isoform isoform X2, which gives rise to MKNSDIISTVEFNYTGDLLATGDKGGRVVIFQREQETKSRPLSRGEYNVYSTFQSHEPEFDYLKSLEIEEKINKIRWLPQQNAAHFLLSTNDKTIKLWKISERDKRAEGYNLKDEDGRLREPFRVTELRVPTLKPMDLMVEASPRRTFANAHTYHINSISVNSDYATYLSADDLRINLWHLEVTNRSFNIVDIKPANMEELTEVITAAEFHPHHCNVFVYSSSKGTIRLCDMRSAALCDQHSKFFEEPEDPSSRSFFSEIISSISDVKFSHSGRYMMTRDYLSVKVWDLNMENRPVETYQVHEYLRSKLCSLYENDCIFDKFECCWNGSDSTIMTGSYNNFFRTFERNSRRDTTLEASRESSKPRAILKPRKVCTTGKRKKDEITVDSLDFNKKILHTAWHPMENIIAVAATNNLYLFQEKVN
- the PPP2R2D gene encoding serine/threonine-protein phosphatase 2A 55 kDa regulatory subunit B delta isoform isoform X1 codes for the protein MAVVARAGGDGGGSNEVQWCFLQVKGAIDEDVAEADIISTVEFNYTGDLLATGDKGGRVVIFQREQETKSRPLSRGEYNVYSTFQSHEPEFDYLKSLEIEEKINKIRWLPQQNAAHFLLSTNDKTIKLWKISERDKRAEGYNLKDEDGRLREPFRVTELRVPTLKPMDLMVEASPRRTFANAHTYHINSISVNSDYATYLSADDLRINLWHLEVTNRSFNIVDIKPANMEELTEVITAAEFHPHHCNVFVYSSSKGTIRLCDMRSAALCDQHSKFFEEPEDPSSRSFFSEIISSISDVKFSHSGRYMMTRDYLSVKVWDLNMENRPVETYQVHEYLRSKLCSLYENDCIFDKFECCWNGSDSTIMTGSYNNFFRTFERNSRRDTTLEASRESSKPRAILKPRKVCTTGKRKKDEITVDSLDFNKKILHTAWHPMENIIAVAATNNLYLFQEKVN